One Xenopus tropicalis strain Nigerian chromosome 8, UCB_Xtro_10.0, whole genome shotgun sequence genomic window carries:
- the LOC101734092 gene encoding cyclin-O protein B: MMETRWKSEMMESVEKRKRRREEEEEQEEEIISPGCSPEFKRAKPQGDLRGTSTPTAEEPVPEGEPWNTLTNLADALQTFREYGEECYLYKKGLEGGYQMEIFLENQKEINAASWNHITTLMINVHRYLRLDFQTLCLGINFLERYVSCTPTDPDTLTRVGATCLYMAYKVAELRYPLPPKLFLPLFDYRMTPAEMRHLERTILRKLLFRLGVPTIDFFLEHFSLLRLTKEECSPAQLTRAAKSVTAARGIAALCLNQHQDFYMHQPSLMALCCLNVADKLFYYNNPVKVATDFPEHQIEECMEKICHLVSIGHYFLHPLLPGVYPEIFPSFNPPTTRPAATPTNQHLPEGRERTPEVASTSRDTAGSQHIEMAERSSHSQDMEGAGYVLHNTYWPTDPYGQVYMHPYMPTPPYWHPYMPPDSYWHPYMHTLPYLHPYGYIFPY, translated from the coding sequence ATGATGGAGACTCGTTGGAAAAGTGAAATGATGGAGAGCGTTGAAAAgcgaaaaagaagaagagaagaagaagaagagcaaGAAGAGGAGATCATTTCCCCTGGGTGCAGCCCTGAATTCAAAAGGGCCAAGCCCCAGGGTGATCTGCGTGGGACCAGCACCCCTACAGCTGAGGAACCGGTGCCAGAGGGGGAGCCATGGAACACCCTGACCAACCTGGCTGATGCCCTGCAGACCTTCAGGGAGTACGGAGAGGAGTGTTACCTCTATAAAAAAGGCCTGGAGGGAGGTTATCAGATGGAAATTTTCCTAGAAaatcaaaaggaaataaatgctgCATCCTGGAACCACATCACCACCCTAATGATTAATGTGCACAGGTACCTGAGATTGGACTTTCAGACCCTGTGCCTGGGTATCAACTTCCTGGAGCGGTATGTGTCCTGCACTCCTACTGACCCCGACACCCTAACAAGAGTGGGAGCCACTTGCCTCTACATGGCTTACAAAGTGGCTGAATTAcggtaccccctcccccccaagctcTTCCTACCTCTGTTTGACTACAGAATGACACCAGCTGAAATGCGTCACCTGGAGAGAACCATCCTAAGGAAGTTGCTGTTTCGCCTGGGGGTACCAACCATCGATTTCTTTTTGGAGCACTTCTCCCTGTTGAGACTGACCAAGGAGGAGTGTTCCCCTGCCCAGCTCACAAGAGCAGCCAAAAGCGTAACAGCTGCCCGAGGCATCGCAGCACTGTGCCTGAACCAACATCAAGACTTCTACATGCACCAACCATCTCTCATGGCACTGTGCTGCCTCAATGTGGCAGACAAATTGTTTTATTACAACAACCCTGTCAAAGTGGCCACTGACTTCCCAGAACACCAAATTGAGGAGTGCATGGAAAAGATCTGCCATCTAGTCTCTATAGGCCACTATTTTTTACATCCGCTGCTGCCAGGAGTTTATCCAGAAATATTTCCATCTTTTAATCCTCCCACCACGAGGCCTGCAGCAACACCTACCAACCAACATCTACCTGAAGGCAGAGAGAGAACACCAGAGGTGGCATCAACATCCAGGGACACAGCAGGTTCCCAGCACATAGAGATGGCAGAAAGATCCAGCCATTCTCAGGACATGGAAGGGGCCGGTTATGTGCTACACAACACATACTGGCCCACTGATCCATACGGGCAAGTATACATGCACCCCTACATGCCAACACCTccatactggcacccatacatgccccCAGATtcctactggcacccatacatgcatACACTGCCATACCTTCACCCATACGGATACATATTTCCTTActga